AACAGAGAATTCAAATAAGCATACTCCATCTGCTTCTTTCCCGGCTGGTGGTGCAGTTCCTCCCGCCTTTGCCTTCTCGGGCTCAGGTAATGAAGGAAATTGGGCAGACCAAGCTTGCAGTGGACATGAAGGGGAACATGGTGAACCAGGCTTAGGCAGGAATGATGGCATCCATATAAACTTGGCAGGACCTGAGCAGGCTGCAGAGGCACTGAGAGCTGTGATGCAGATGTTTGGGCCGCAGATGGGTCCACATGAAGGCGCACCTGGAGGTTTCTTATTAATTCAGTTCATATAAGAGTTGTTTCTTAAAAATAACTATGTTTACCATTTATCTTATTATTTGCGGACCACTATCTTATAATTGGTTTTGAACAGTCGAAAGACTTAAAGACCAATCTGTACTCTGCCATGTCTATTGTGCAGGACCAGGTTAAGACGTGGGCAGCGGGAAAATGTGTTCAATTATTTCCTACAGAAGTCTCATTTGGCATGTTCTCTTGTCCTTTCATTCCGAGTTAACATGGAAATTCTTGGGCACCTTATCGCGTTATGCTCAGTTTACCTGCTTTCTTCATCTCAGCATGAATGTATCATTTAGTTGTGGTGAATCTTGTTTGCTGAAGTTGTGCCTTCATATTTGTTTTATTAGTCGGTCCGTTATGTGATCTGAATGTTTTGTTTACTTACTGGTCGGTTGCCAATTCATAGTCTACGAAATATAACTACTATTTGGAAAAGTTTCTGTAGGCTGGTAGTGACAAGTAATTCCAACAGGGATGAAGCTTGGAATCGTCATAGCTATTTATCTGATGTGCGATCATTGATTTGAACTTTGTAGTGTGGACACACATATGGGTGTTGCCATTGGCAGTTATGTGATGACACTTGCCACAGGGATGTGCATagcagaaagaaagaaagagagtaGAATGGCTGGCTGGCTGGAATCGGGCGAGGACTTTTGGACATGAACCTACTGTTGACTGAGTCTTTTGGGCCGTGGAAAGCTGAAAAGCCCAGCAACAAAACACGGAAGACGTGGCATGGCAGTGGGCGTCAGGAGAGGAGGATGTAAGGCTGACATGGCATGCAAGGGAGAGCGCTCTCACTTTCGAAATCTACTAgtatctctctcctcctctcctcttatTTCGTTAgtctcattttactaataaaaataaataaataaattaggaaGAAAATTATTAgataattttttcttatttttctgatttcatttaaaattaaacTATGGTATCATTTTTAATGCTCATGTTGTATCCACATCTTCATATTCTATGTTTATGTTTGATATTACTATATTTAATATCTTATTATCGGATaatattattcttatttttctaattttatctaaaattaaattaagtttttaacatatttatttatcaaCTCTCTCGTATCGTATCCACGTCTCTGTATTTTACGTTATTGATATTATCACGTAGTAGTACTTAACGAGTACTCCAGTAAATTACTAGTACGTAATAAGAAGATGGTCTCTTACCTGTCAAAGCCCccatctccctccctcccactggcagagcagagcagagaggCTCAGGGACCCCAAACCCGCCGCCGGGGATAAACAACGAACGCGCCACCAGATCACGAATCAACGATCAGGAATTCGGtaatacagtactgctacaaaCTGGCAGCTCTTGTTCTTCCCTGTTAAAATCACCAGCACCAGCCTCAACTTCACTCTGTGGAGCCTCCATTTCAAAGATTTCTGGTGATCGTCCTGCAGctcatgtttgtgattttgtgtCTGATTTAGTTGGCCAGATGAGCCAACAAACGAACTATGCTGGTTCAGGAATTCAAGGTCCAGATGGCATGGAGGGGCTACTTGCCTGTTGGAGGACGGGCATGATTTAAGCAAGTACAATCTGAACAATGAGGCTGATGAATATGCAACAGGATGATACTTCAGAAACTCAAGGTCAAGATGAGCATGCAGGGGATAATCACCCGTTGGAGGAGTGGTTTGATTTGAATAGGTATGATCTGAACAATGAGGGTGAGGAACATGCACAGGATAATCACCTGTTGAGCAATGAGGAAATACTTCTAAATCGTGGCATGGCTGTGCATGGTTCGGATAATTGCTCTCTGAGCAATGAGCAAATGCTTCTAAAGCAGAATGCAGATGAACAGGAACATGATAATCAACAGATGGAGAATGAGCAAAACGGTGAGCAAATTTTGGACACTTGCCATGTGAACAATAAACAGTTGATGCTAAGACATGGTGCGAATGAACATCCAGTCGATAAGCACCAGATGGAGCCAGAGTCCACACTTGTACCTATGGGTGTGCATGATTTGGATAGCTACAATCTGAACAGTGAGCAAATGCTTCTAAATAATGGTGCAGACAAACATCCAGCGAATAGTTGCCATGAATGATAGGCAAATGCTTTTAGATCAGGCTGTAAATGGACAAGCTGGAGTTCACAATATGGGCAATGGGGGAAAGATTCCTGTAATTAATCTGGAAGATGACATAACAACATTCTGATACCAGggaatcttatatttactaattggagacTCCTTTTGGTGTCTCCACATTAATCTtaagaaaatcctagaaattctcataaaaaagcaaaacatctaaccatcaaattaattgattgactaactatAACCATATATCAACAACCAGACGAAACaacatagaaaattaaaaaacaaatcatagaatCCAGCCCCAAAACTACTTCTTACTTTgccttttcttccctttttgttgtagataacaTTTGTCCAACAAGTTTatgttagcaaactccaacttagttatgTTAGCAATCAATACACTTtttcaaatcaattataatcaaatattacacaattaaaacaacagaacgcaaacatattacggattatcacacaaaaataatatcaaagaatttataatgtattttcaaaaaaataatatgagatacggtgatgacattaaaaataataataatttcaaaaaatcagaaacaaataaaaatcaatttgcataacacataaaatgaaaattataaattagatctattcacaaataataaacatgattccaatattatgtacaaaaattacatttatattttacattctaatatttaaatataaatagttgatgtatcttagtatacaactattattaacacaaatatctacaattcagctgtaagctaaatttctagcctcGCACGGATTGATACGCTAGTTTCTAGAATCCAATTAAGCACTCTTTTTATCGTAGTCTCAAGGGGGAGAGGGAAATCCTTCACACTTGAACATGTTCATTATACAGAAGTGACATCTTACATAAATACATGGATAACGTTCTGCGAGAATATATGAGTTCTCAAGACCAGCAAACCTCAAGTTTTCCTGACAATCGTCAGACGAACATACAGGCAGCTTCTTCATCTGTTACACCAAATTTTGAAATAGGTGTACTGGAAGGGGTGCTGTGAATGCACAGGTATGATGGCTATTTTgatacttgtccttcttgcatgAAGTAAAGcatcatgcttgatgagtaAATTGTTAGGGTTCACTTACTGACTAATGTTAGGAGTTGACTTCTCATCAGTGAGCTCTTCATACGCTGATAGGGGAATTTATTCATGTCCAAGCTGTATTGCCGTTTGTTATAACTTGCATTGGCTGTCGCTATTCTCCTTTGGTTACAGTCAGTAGCATTGCATTAATCTATTGTAATCATAATCTCGATATTGAAACCAGATTTTCCATTTCTGCAGGGAATTCCCAAAGATGACAATGATGTGCTGTATGGTGTTTTGACAAACTGCCATTAGGTGTGCTCTCTGGCTTGTGGAAATGTGCAGGCTTCCTTTCTCACATATGTACTTATGACTcggcgttttttttttttttttgtacttCTTGTATCACATATTTGCTTGTATTTCACCTGGAGGATGACATAGACACCACCATTTAATCTATTCCTGCAAATTAGGTATACCAATTATGCATGTCCAATGTAACAATTGGAGATGAGCCTCACTGTAGATAGACATTCAGCAAAGCCAAGTATATGCATCTGTAACATTGGAATGGAGCATAGAGTAGCcatcattctttttatttctccaAATAATAATGATGCAAGGAATATCTAGACATTCCAGTTATAGCTACAACTTAGTGACTCTTCATGTGAGTTGAGGATCCTTTTTGGGCTAAAGGGGTTGAGCTTCTGCATTAAAATCTTACATATAACGTTTCTATACATATTGCAAATGCATGTTCTCTGTTATACAGTAAACTTCATTACCAGCCTCTCTAATGAGTAACTTGACACTTTATTGGACTCAACACAATGGTTATCATAACATTTATTGGCACTTAGGGGATGCCTTTGAGTCCTTGACAGTCGCTACACATGTTAGGTTTTGTGCTATGCTGATATTAATTTATTTGGCATGCACTTGTAGTAATAGCAGAAACATGGGATGTTTTGCTCTTCAAGATTAGCTTCGAGTTTAATTGAAAGTGGAAAACAATGTATGCATGCATAATTGTTGACTTAATATTCATCCACTTTCAGGCAGCAATTCCTGGGTTCAAGCTCTGCATGGCCACATGATACATGGCATGCCAATACTGTGAACCCTGGGTTGGACATTTTAACGATGAAAAGTATCAGTTATGCCTTGAAACCGGTTGCTTTCCAGTAGTTCCTGTTAATTATTACTGATATAACATGTTTGCTTTGTGCTATGGAGAGAAAGTACTATCTTACTTTATACTAATCATCTTTCGAATTCAAACACAGATTGCAATATATTCAGGCTGCCTTTTCTGCTTATGTAGTACAGTTTTCAATACTACTTACATGAATGAAACCACAATGACTAGTTCGTCAGTGATCGGTCAGGCTGTGTCTTTGCGACAACTGTTGGGATGCTAGAACCacattttctcctatttttcttCTGTGATCCTCACCACTTAACTTATTGCCTTTTTTTCGGTTTCCTCAGAAGTTATGAATGTCTGGGACCTGCCGTCCTCTGAGCTTGGGAGCCCTGTTGTTTGTGCACTCAGATCCTACATAATGCATCAGATTACTGTTATCCTGGACCATGGGAAGCTTGCACCAGACTGGGTACTGGAGTTAGTTGATTGGTCATTATTTTGTATGTTGTGCAGTAGTTAGTACTCTTTTAGATTCCTAGAGGTCACATTCGTGTGCAACTCATCAAGCAGAATTTTGCACGGGAACCTAACAAAAGTATACGGTGTGCATCGCATGGCCAACAGGCCAAGCACAAGCTTTATGTTCTACAAGAGGTTTCTTCACCATCTGTCTTGTATAGTTTTTGATATATGTTTTTTATCCCTTGGCTTGACAATTGCAAGTTGTTGAGAGATGGAATTCACGTCGATTGCAGAGGTTCCTGATATCAGATCACCTGAGGTGTGGCAGCAGGAACCTGATCAGTAGTGCTTGGATTGGATTGTAATGACACGAGCTTGTGCAATACATTTCCCATGAAGTGGTAAATGATTGAATGATTCTCTTGGGTGTCCCAATTCTGTGATGCATCATCACACCGTAATAGATTCTTGCTTGGATAACAGTATGTGATGCTACTACTCCAATGTATTTGATACTCCCTCTCCATCTATTAAAGCGTATTTTTATTtggaaaagtcaaactttataaactttaactaataattagtcaaattatatgtatatttagtTTATAAAAGTTGTATCgatagattcatatttcaacgTGTTTGACAATATATTGTAAAAGAAATTAAATATCAAAATCTATTTGTGAAGACTtctttattttaaaatagacgGAGAGAGTATTTGGTAGGACACCGACTGGTGCTGATGGGGGAGTCTGAAATTTGTGACGTGGTGGACTCGACACGACATTATTTCTGTCGGTCCACAACCAAGCTACTATGTATGACTCTGATATGTATATAATATAGCTCTGTCGAGATGTGTTTGACCCTGCATGCTTTTGTGCAGTGAGAAGAGAAGATCCCCCTACTGTCTTCAACAGTTCCAAGGCCCCCAGCTGAGCTAGCTGGGTTTGGTTTGGTGCATTGCATGATCGATTCGATTGGATTTGTTCTGCACAGGTCTAGTCTTTGTCTTGCAGCCAACAGAGATCCAATtcctgatttttctttttctttttttaatttgatttgaaaGAGAGATACTACTGTACATCTTCTCGTTTCAGTGAAATCTGACAGGCTGCTGCAGCACCGGGTACGGGTAGGGTAACCGGCTGGTGACGATGAAGCTGAAGCAGCCAAGCAGGCATTGCCATGGCTACTAGATCTCTCTGAAGGTGAAGCTGAAGATGAAGAGCAGTCTGGGAGAGGAGGCCCAAGGAAGCATGTGTGAGAAATAGATCGAGGGGAGACAAAAATGCTGGAGCAACTCGATCGTGAATCTATTGTCTGTCTCTGTTAGTACTGGGAGCCGACGCACATGCATCCATGCTTCTGCGTGTCTTTTGGGAAAGTTGTTTGCCCTccttcgtcgtcgtcgtcgtcttttTTTCACATGCAATGCTATGCAACGCATGCGCAAGTAGAAGATGGATGGATGTGCATGGCCTCCCACAGCCCATGTGGATGCATGTTGCATTCATCCCATTCGCCTTTTGCTCATGCCGCATGCCCATCTTTCATCTCTACTCCCGGTTCCTATTCAttacattcaatttgaacaagcCAGCAAGAAGAAACAAACGTTTTGGGTTGGCATATGACTGTGTTGCTCCATCCATGTCCTTCCGTTGTGATATACTAGTATATAACTGGGTTATCTTTGAGACAAGAAAACACGACAAAACAATACataattacataaaaaaaaacattaaccTAGGTAGGTAACCATCCAATTGATGTGTGACGCATCTAAATTTCGGGCTGCGAATACAAATTCCGATTATATCGGATGTTGGAAATGGTACGGAATCaggccaaaaatatttttttcacttttgaaaaGGGGAATTGTATTAAAATAAGTAGCGCAATACATCCCAAACTTCGTAGTCGATCTCATTCCTCATCTCTGATTTCTTCTGCCATCGATGAATGTTGAAACCGAAGCAGATCCTCAACTCTAGCTAAGATGCATCTAAATCCAATGAAATAGCATCGACTATCTCCTCACCGATCACCGCTGATTACTATGAAGGCGGCGGCCCTCTCCCTATCGCCACCGGAGACGGAGAGGGACTGGACGAGTCACCTGTTTTTTTCATAGGTGCAAAGAAACACGCAGTTAGGTAGGCGGTGCATCGATTAGGAATGTCAACGAGGAATTACTCATCGATGAATGATTCCCATCCATGTCCCCAAATGAAGGAAAATTTCATATCTCTGTTCCTGTCCCTGCTCGCGGAGACTATTTTCTCCCAATCCCCATCCCCATGTGGGGAAAAGGACCCGATAAGAAACTCGTCCCTGCTAATGATTGAAGAGTCAACCTCCACCTGAATCTCTCCCGCATTGGTCAAGCCCACCTAGTCGCTGGGCCGCAGCACCCCGCCCAGGGCCACTGTCGGTGATATGtgaaccgggggttcccgagtcctgaggccagggcAGCACAGTGCcgcgtggcgccatccctcgggggTCATCTCCCCAAGGGCCCAAGAGAAGCCAGACCTAGGAGGGGTGCTCGGAACCAAGAACAGTtaatccccgagtacccagagtttcccgaggatccgagaagatcCAAGTccggaagggggtgctcggggccaagaacagttggtccccgagtacccagagttccccgaggatctgagaaGAAATGGATCcgagagggggtgctcggggccaagaacagttggtccccgattacccagagttccctgaggacctaagaagccccttaccggtggaccccgcaagggctccacggtgaggtgttaatcagtgggaagcccgatgctacatttaagagggagcgtggccggtcacatccaaccactcccccccccccctccacgcTTGTCGTACCGAGTACGTTAGTCCCTACCACCACCTGGCAGGAAGACGTGGGGACAATTAATGCGATAGGTCCCATCGTACGTCACCCtgtggggcccataaaggaagacggATTGAAGATATCGACGAtaggctcgaggcgtatcgcctgtcgccctgTCACGACATaccgtgtcagatctgctctgaccggacgggcatgcggggatattcagcggctggtcggtgggccccctgcacctgctaaagttggggcatAATGACCAACGGGACCGaccgaagggcgcattttcaacctctataacatcaaactgtagacccataatggttgctttccatttatggcttatgggaactcgtgcccccgttctgggcatGCCGAGCCTCCCctgataggataaaaggggggagcacttcgtagaagaacaagctcagagagatcggcACTCAAAGACCGAAACCCGAGACTTAATAGATAGACCAAAAAATCTTGTAACAGacagatccagagaaaggcattctaaaagcattaatagcacatcagatatacaggagtagggtattacgctccgtgcggtccgaacctgtctaaatcccttgtgcatttactcctactagccgacgatcatctgtcccgcctagatctcatacattcgcattaaccccacgtatgaggtagatccagaatcagcccctggccgaatctcaaagggggtccctcaggatccccgcttgcggtgttcatctaCCGACAATTACCCTTCTAGGCTCCCTCATGCACGCCCACCTGGACTAAGACAGCCTATTAGGTCGACCCGCGCCACGCCAAGTTACGCCTAGCTGGACCACGCACGCTGTGCTACTGCCTGCCAGACCGTGGAGGCTACTATCTGTCGGGCCAAAACGGGTCCCCACAGAAAGAACGAGATGGGGATGCTTTCCCGTATCCGTCCCCACTAGATCTTACGAAAATACGTTTTCTACTATTTATATGTTTGTGGGGATAAAATCTCAAGTCCCATCCCCTAGTAAAGAAATTTGCATGGGGTATCAGAGATCGGGTCTCATTGAGATCCCAGTATCCAACttgtgcatatatacatatgcattGACCAAACACAGGATGCAGGCGTACGTGTTGGTTGGCGGTGGTGGGCTGGTCGCATCGCGTAAGCGCGTGTTTGGTTCAGACATGGGCGTACCACGTGCGCCTGCTTGTCGTCGACAGCCGGCCATTGAAAAGGATCGATCGGaacggcatgcatgcatgcatatatactcGATCCATAGATGTCGCACGCACGCACGGATCGGATCGGAAGTGCTTATTACGGAGTTGATTAATTAAGAACTCGATCTAATGAATCAATAATCCATaacggatggatggatggatcgatcGATCAATCAATATGTTGGTAGCTGCTAGCTAGTCCTTTTCTCCATCAAAGTTGGACCACCCATCATGCATCTCCATCTCGATCTCGATCCATCCCATTATTCAATTATCCTTCTAGATCTATCACGGTAGAAAAATACTCCATATAAATAGGATCGGAATCGCCCCTTTCCTGGATGGATTTCTCAATGCTACTCCTGCGTACAAGCTAGCTAGGTAACTGAAGCTCAATTATTAACCAAGCATGCAGACTTGAGACTTGTTTGTCAGCTCAGCTGTTTAATTTCCTTTACAATCTATCTAATACTATAAAGACATCCAATTGGCTGCCAGTTTAGAAAGAGAAAGCTAAATGCTGCTTCAATGACAAGGGAAGGAGGCGGGCAACCCAATCCAAACGCGCGCACACACTCTGTCTGTCTGTCTATCTGattaaagaaagaaagaaagaaagaaagaatagaaCAAGTGAAGCTTGTTCCTTCCTTTATCTCTCCAATCCAATCCAGTCCATGAGTCCAGTCCAGTGAAAGCACAAAGCGCGCGCACACAAGCTCAAGCTGAGGCAGTCTCACAGCTCGCTGCATGCAACACTCCTCTCCGTCGCCTACCTTGCTTGCTTGCTGCTACTCAGGTAGCTGGAGGTGGTGGATTGGATCATATATATCGGAGTAACAACAATTAGCATACGATTGAGGAGAGCCATGAACAAGGCGTACGGCCAGGGCGACAGCCCCTACTGCTGCTTCCACCCAAGGGAGCTCGTCGTCGGCGTCTGCGCCCACTGCCTCaaggaccgcctcctcctcctcctcgccaccgCCACTCACGCCGACGCCTCCTCGCGCTCCTACATCTACACGCCCGCCCTCCGCCGCAAGACCAGCAGCCTCACCCTCCCCAAGGTCTTCGCGCTCGGCTCCTCCTTCCTCCAACGCCTCGACTCCCGCCATCACCGCCCCGATCACGCCAACTACTCCGACGACACCTCCGTCGCAAGCCTCGATGGTACGAATTACGCACGGTCACAAACATATATGTGGCGGGCCTCGATTGATCGTTCGTTCGTTCGTTCGTTGTACTCCATATACATTAATATTTCGGTGCTTAACTGCTGTTCTTTGTTTGGCAAAACCACCACgccaacaaaacaaaacaaaaaaaagattcCTTCATCTCGATCAAGTTCGAGGACAACGGCAAGGCGACATGGGACAACCACAAGACCAGCGTCGCCACGAAGCCGGTGGAGTCTGCGGTGAGATCGTCGTCGTCCtcgacggtggtggtggcggagcaCGTGAAGCGGGGCAGCGTGACGCGGTGGCGCAAGCAGGTGGTGGGGCGACTGCTACAGCTGGCGCGCTGGAAGAGGTCCGCGGCCaaggcgggcggcggcgccgcgtGCCACGTCGGGCTGGACGGAAAGAAGGCGGCAGCGGAGCGGTCCAAAGCGAGGGGGAGAGGCTGGATCCGGAGCCTCACCCGGCGacgcgccgccgcggcgcacGGTGAGCGGGCATGGTCGTGAGCTCAGCTCTATCCATCGATGAATCCATCTGCAGAAAGCTGTTTGGACTTGGAGCAACTATTAACGTGTGTGAGTGAGTGCTTCCGATCTGTTCTTTCTGTTTTGTTTGTGCGTAGCGATCACATATATATACCAACCATATACATATAtcgatatatatatagtagcaaAGAGCTGAGAGTATAATAATGGCAGCATTCTGCATGATGCTGATCAGAGATCATGATTCTTGAGATCTTAGCTTGTTTCATGTGTGctgaaaaagagagaagaagacgAGGGGAGGGACTACTTCTGCTTGTACTCATCCATATGTGCTGCTTGTTCATGAACTGTTTTCTTACTCTGAATTGCCTGTAAAAATTGAATGAACAAGCTGAAGGTGCTTTTCTTTGCCACTGAAGTTACAGTTAATTATGGTTAGATTTAGTAGATAAAATTATGGTTATAATTGAGATATAATTCAGCTGCCTGATCTGTTGATGGGGTGTGAGCTGTGCAAAAAGTGTTGGGATGTTTGTGTAACATCCCGAGTACAGAAAATGGTTTAGATCCATTCACACGTTGAGTGAATTATACCTACATAATAATCTGTTTACGTTTTTATTCTCATTTCACATAAAAGATTTGAACCGGAGTTATTATACTTTTAGTGGCTGGCTATTTAAGTTGATTCGATTCTCCTTTAACTCACGATACGAGACTAAAGTCCCGATGCTACAATACTCATGCACGCACACACATAGGCCCACTTGCCCATTTTTTGTTAGACTAAGATATCACACACTCCTCATTTCAGAACTCATGTCCTCATCGAGCGATAAACTAACCTACCATTGTGGGACAGATATATAGGATCACCCCTCTTGGCCACGTCCGTGTATCTAATGCTAGCACATGTGCCATGTCGTATGACCGCTCAAGGCCCACACGTCCATGGGCCACATGTCCGCGCCCTTGGCCCACACGCGTCTGTGAAACTGCGATGGTTAGCTCTAATACAATTTGTAACATACTGAGTCTAGAAAACGGCTTAGACTCACTCGCATGTTGAGTGAACCAAACCTACATAATAACATGTTTACCCTTTCATTCTCGTTTCGCGTAAAATATTCGAATTCGAGTTATTGTGTTTCTAGTGGCCAGCTATTTAAGTTGGTTCAATTCTCCTTCAACTCACCAAACTGGCTAAAATTCTGATGCTACAGTACTCTCACACACAGGTCCACTCTCTATTGGGCTGGGATatcacacccccccccccccctcagaaCTCGACGTCCACATCGAGCGCAACCTTCCCTTGTGGGACAAATATACATGATCGTCCCTCTTGGTCACATCTGTGTGTCCAATGCTAGCATATGTGCGATGCCGTGTGATCGCTCAGAGCCCACACGCCCATGTGCCACATGTCCACACCCCTGACCCACATGGGCCCGTGAAACCGCGAGGGTCGGCTCTGATATCATTTGTAACATTTTGGTCCAGAAAATAGCTTAGACCTACTCACACGTTGAGTGAACTACACCTACATAATAACCTGTTTACGTTTTCATCGTCGCTTCACGTAAAAAATTCGAACCGGAGTTATTATGTTCTAATGACCGACTATTTAAATTGGCTCAATTCTCCTTCAGCTTACAATACGAGATTAAAGTCTGGTACTACAGTACTCTGACACACACCGGCTCACCGGACCACTCTCGGTTGGACTAGGATATCACAGTATGTTTGGTCCGCCTCAAGTGTCTTGCGGGGACATCTGCAGCAACTAACGATTTCTTTCAGCTGTGATAGAAAATGAGGTGGCAAGAAGAATCTTTGGACAAGGATGGATACACACAGATGGATCGACAGTACGAGCACGTTGACTTGACGTAGTAGTAGAAgtatatgtgcatgtcggctCAAGTAGTAAGCTTTTGATTTTCTTCATCTGCTGCTACTAGCCTTTTCtgttttctcccaatgagatGAGAGAAACAGAAAGATCTCTAGCTATATCCCCTTTCAAGGAAAAAGGGAAACTATCTTAAAAAGGAAGATCGTTTTGACTGCTTTTCGACGAAAGCTGCCACCAACTCGTGAATGAAAAGATGGATTGCGAAAACAACCTTTCTGCTTGTTCGTTTCTTTTCACAAGGAACAAGGCATCAGGATTCAGGACTGTCAaggaattgaattgaattgaggCAATGTCCAGGATATCAAATCAATCTGCCCATGCTTTGCTTTCCTCTGCTCGTTTCCGTGAACTGAGCAAGCTATTCGATtcgattcttttcttttcttggtgCAATGCAATTACTGATAccaaattcttttcttttctcctttaaaaaaaatcgtgtGATGCATTCCATATGCGAGTTATTGATGATACGTAGCATCACTTTCAACTTGGTTGAGGTGGGTGGTGAGTTGCACATCAtatttgctttgctttgcttccCAACAAAAATAGACTAGTGATCGCCATGCATCTATCTCGACATGAGCTGAGCACAATGGGCAATGTCGCGCAAGATTAAAGGATCAATGACAAGCAAATAACAGGAATAATAGTTCCAAAATGGAGAGATTAGACCAGACCAATTACGAGTCTCCCAGAATCAACATTAGTCTAACAAACTATTCGCAGATGAGATGGAAAAACAGCTATCAAGTTAAGCAGGGCCTACTAAACCT
This genomic window from Phragmites australis chromosome 7, lpPhrAust1.1, whole genome shotgun sequence contains:
- the LOC133923724 gene encoding uncharacterized protein LOC133923724, encoding MNKAYGQGDSPYCCFHPRELVVGVCAHCLKDRLLLLLATATHADASSRSYIYTPALRRKTSSLTLPKVFALGSSFLQRLDSRHHRPDHANYSDDTSVASLDDSFISIKFEDNGKATWDNHKTSVATKPVESAVRSSSSSTVVVAEHVKRGSVTRWRKQVVGRLLQLARWKRSAAKAGGGAACHVGLDGKKAAAERSKARGRGWIRSLTRRRAAAAHGERAWS